The Phreatobacter oligotrophus genome contains a region encoding:
- a CDS encoding (2Fe-2S)-binding protein: MPTVTLTVNGRSVTADVDSRTLLVQMLRETLHLTGTHVGCDTSQCGACVVHVDGKAVKSCTTLAVQCEGATVVTIEGLAQDGKLHPMQEAFREHHGLQCGFCTPGMIMSAVDIVNRKGIVDEATIREELEGNICRCTGYHNIVRAVEAGAKAMVSGTPVRQAAE; this comes from the coding sequence ATGCCGACGGTGACCCTGACGGTCAACGGTCGATCGGTGACGGCCGATGTCGATTCCCGCACCCTTCTCGTGCAGATGCTGCGCGAGACCCTGCATCTCACCGGCACCCATGTCGGCTGCGACACCTCGCAGTGCGGCGCCTGCGTCGTCCATGTCGACGGCAAGGCGGTGAAGTCCTGCACCACGCTCGCCGTGCAGTGCGAGGGCGCCACTGTCGTCACCATCGAGGGCCTCGCCCAGGACGGCAAGCTGCATCCGATGCAGGAGGCCTTCCGCGAGCATCATGGCCTGCAGTGCGGCTTCTGCACGCCCGGCATGATCATGTCCGCCGTCGATATCGTGAACCGCAAGGGGATCGTCGACGAGGCGACCATCCGCGAAGAGCTCGAAGGCAATATCTGCCGCTGCACCGGCTATCACAACATCGTGCGCGCGGTGGAAGCGGGAGCCAAGGCCATGGTTTCCGGCACCCCGGTTCGTCAGGCAGCGGAGTAA
- the pcaD gene encoding 3-oxoadipate enol-lactonase — MPRFTTSDGLSLRYEDTGGTKPVLLLSNSLGTRLEMWQPQMTAFTDAFRVVRYDKRGHGESELRVGPTSFARLTRDAVELLDHLNIAKADWCGLSMGGMSGMWAGVHHADRFTRLVLCNTAAGMPTADMWNQRIATVKRDGLKPLIPSIVDRWFTKRFQEAAPKAVARVVEMLETTPPEGYAACSAAIRDMDQREAIRSIRLPTLVISGTHDGSTPAARGREMAEAIPGARYVELDAAHLSNIEQELAFTDTVLGFLKH; from the coding sequence ATGCCCCGCTTCACCACCTCGGACGGATTGTCCCTGCGCTACGAGGACACCGGCGGGACCAAACCCGTCCTCCTGCTCTCCAACTCGCTCGGCACGCGGCTGGAGATGTGGCAGCCGCAGATGACCGCCTTCACCGATGCCTTCCGGGTCGTGCGCTATGACAAGCGCGGCCATGGCGAGAGCGAATTGCGCGTCGGACCCACCAGCTTTGCCCGGCTCACCCGCGACGCGGTGGAACTGCTCGACCACTTGAACATCGCCAAGGCCGACTGGTGCGGCCTCTCCATGGGCGGCATGAGCGGCATGTGGGCCGGCGTCCACCATGCCGACCGCTTCACCCGCCTCGTTCTCTGCAACACGGCGGCGGGCATGCCGACCGCCGACATGTGGAACCAGCGCATCGCCACGGTGAAGCGCGACGGCCTGAAGCCGCTGATCCCCTCCATCGTCGACCGCTGGTTCACCAAGCGCTTTCAAGAAGCCGCCCCGAAGGCCGTGGCGCGCGTGGTCGAGATGCTGGAAACGACCCCGCCCGAGGGCTATGCCGCCTGCTCCGCCGCCATCCGCGACATGGACCAGCGCGAGGCGATCCGCTCCATCCGCCTGCCGACGCTCGTCATCTCCGGCACCCATGACGGCTCGACCCCGGCCGCCCGCGGCCGCGAGATGGCGGAAGCCATTCCCGGCGCGCGCTATGTCGAGCTCGACGCCGCGCACCTCTCCAATATCGAGCAGGAGCTGGCTTTCACCGACACGGTGCTGGGCTTCCTGAAGCACTAA